From the genome of Malus sylvestris chromosome 6, drMalSylv7.2, whole genome shotgun sequence, one region includes:
- the LOC126626124 gene encoding uncharacterized protein LOC126626124, which translates to MNKLIEFGKKALFYARVLSGYEERRIRSFRLEVEKRLKEANARKLALRKIPEQTILSEVRRMVEEMQTLNRKLEETEAQIEEYFKPIDKEAEMIMKTQLEGEERTMKEMMKAMHQQALLEKTEAEKEAQKKLETDRKNQESRPKTQHLPPPP; encoded by the exons atgaaTAAGCTGATTGAATTCGGAAAGAAAGCTCTGTTCTATGCGAGGGTTCTTTCCGGCTACGAAGAACGGAGAATCCGATCGTTTCGGTTGGAGGTTGAAAAGCGCTTGAAAGAG GCAAATGCGCGGAAGTTAGCCTTAAGAAAGATTCCTGAACAAACTATATTATCGGAGGTTCGCCGTATGGTCGAGGAGATGCAAACTTTAAATAGGAAGCTGGAAGAAACT GAGGCTCAAATTGAAGAGTACTTCAAGCCGATTGACAAAGAGGCTGAGATGATTATGAAAACGCAACTTGAAGGAGAGGAGAGGACAATGAAGGAGATGATGAAAGCCATGCATCAGCAGGCTTTGCTTGAGAAAACAGAAGCGGAGAAAGAAGCACAAAAGAAATTGGAAACAGACCGGAAGAACCAAGAGTCAAGACCCAAGACCCAGCATCTGCCGCCGCCCCCTTGA